Proteins co-encoded in one Aspergillus flavus chromosome 2, complete sequence genomic window:
- a CDS encoding chitin synthesis regulation, resistance to congo red-domain-containing protein: MGVIHARRECGYNSWGDWVCRPSSWYDWGRWVAFAVIVGCAFIIFFLFACHNARRRRTRGLQPHPGTAWLAGPPPYGQQHQHPYYADPHYQQQPPPQYTPQPQTYGYFGGQQTGIELQSPPNAYHNGPDRAYQPPPGPPPNGRKV, translated from the exons ATGGGTGTCATCCACGCCCGCCGAGAGTG TGGGTATAATAGCTGGGGCGATTGGGTTTGCAGACCAAGTAGCTGGTATGACTGGGGTCGTTGGGTAGCGTTTGCCGTCATTGTTGGTTGTGCTTTTAtcatattctttctttttgc ATGCCATAACGCTCGCCGCCGTCGCACTCGCGgccttcaacctcatccgGGCACGGCATGGCTTGCTGGCCCGCCTCCCTACGgacaacaacatcaacatccttACTATGCCGACCCTCATTATCAGCAACAGCCACCACCTCAGTATACACCCCAACCGCAAACATATGGCTACTTTGGAGGACAGCAAACGGGCATTGAGTTGCAGTCGCCGCCGAATGCGTATCACAACGGACCCGATCGGGCCTACCAGCCACCACCGGGCCCTCCACCAAATGGCAGGAAAGTATAA